GGCCCtgttttaggtaaggttgcagggtaaccTCTGCTGTTATCCCCTTTAGAGGGCTCTTGACTTGTGGCCCCTCTGTTTGCCATCACCAGAATTCCCCCAAAGGACACCTTTTTAGTGTTGCTTTTTCCCTGGAGACACAAATTGTAAAACCTACTGCTAAAGGCTTCTTTGAGTATTATGACTCCTCATGGGTGGTGACTTGGTCAGATTAAATCCAATTATCTTTTTCTGTGTTACCTTCtggatgaaaactatatatatatatatatatatatatatatatatatatatatatatatatatatatatatatatatatatatatatatatatatatatatatatatatatatatatatatatatatatatatatatatatatatatatatatatatatatatatatatatatatatatatatatatatatatatatatatatatatatatatataaatatttcacctCTAGCTAGGACTGTGTAGCTCAATTAAATGGATACTGTGCCTGGAAATATACAGATTTTAACAAGTTGGGGCCCTTGGTGCCTTTAACAGAACTATGGTTGTTTTCATAAACAAATGTTCTTTGTATATCCGTGTCAGAAACCTCAATCCAGGTCTCTGGAACTGACTAGTAGTCCATTCAGCtggaacccttaaagggatatttttttttttttttttttttttaaagatggcaagagaacgaaggatAATTGATagtagtcaattagaaagttgcttaaaaattccctgctctatctgaatcaatttgggtttatccctttaacatttgtttTCCATAGATGCAGATATTTAATAGCTATAACCAAGGATATAAATTTGAGCTATTCATCATGAAGCGTCTATGGAATGGTTAAAGGCAGACAGCTGTTTTCATTGGTTGACTTTAAAATGTTTGATTCATTGCAAGCAGTAGAAAGGTCTTGGACCTGGTGGTGCTTTCTAATGGCAAGGACCTAAACAGggttccctccctcccccccttcctttGCCTTCTAATGGCATGGACCTAAACAGggttcccttccccccccccccccttccttttgccTTCTAATGGCAAGGACCTAAACagggtcccccccccccttcctttgcctTCTAATGGCAAGGACCTAAACAGGGTTCCTTCCCTCACTTCTAATGGCAAGGACCTAAACAGGGTTCCTTCCCTCACTTCGTATGCCTTCTAATGGCAAGGACCTAAACAGGGTTCCTTCCCTCACTTCGTATGCCTTCTAATGGCAAGGACCTAAACAGAGTTCCTTCCCTCACTTCGTATGCCTTCTAATGGCAAGGACCTAAACAGGGTTCCTTCCCTCACTTCGTATGCCTTAACATGTCGCTTTAGTTCTTAGACATGAAAAACTTCTCTTTTCTGTTATTCCCTAATGACTGCTATCATCTAAgtcgtgtgtgttttttttttttttttttaacggcagACCACAGTGTGTCTTCATCGTACAGCAAACTACACTAAACATTCTAAATACATATTCAATCTGTGTTCTCCACTTGCACATGACTGTCTAACTTAGATCAGACTCGTACAGTAAAAATCATTGACTAGGTTTAGGGAATGGAAACAAGGAAATAAAAGTGCAATATGGGGATAGTATGTAGAGGGGAAGATATGAGGGAGGGGAGAGTGTAAGCCAAACTAACCAATGGCTTGGGGTAATAGAGAGATGTTTATCTCTATTTCATTCCAGATTGCGGCCATTATTAGAACTATTCTATGCAGGGACAGATTTACATTTCGGGTGCCTgtagacacacaccacacacacatgctTTTGATCACTCATACCAAGTTTAAttcctcctttccccccccccccccccagctacaaACTGGGTTCCAGGGAAGGGATACATACAGCTAGCAGGAGCCAGACTGTAGGGTTGAACAAGTAGCATTCGGCTGTGTTAAACTGCCTTTTGTGTTTGATTTCCTGTCAGTGCCACTTAGCCAGGACATTAATCTTGGTGAGCCCTGGAATTAGGATGCTGCACCCCTCTTCATTAACTTTACAACTGCCGGGCAAAAGTGGTGGGGGAATACAAAGAGGCTCAACTCAAAATAGAttgtgcaaaaatgacatgttaGGAACAACAAGTCATAAGGAGATTGTACCATTACAAGTCAGTCAGTATGTAATCTTTCTCCCCCCAACCCTGCAAAACATGGAGCTGCATGTGTCTAGGAGCAGACTAGAGTCAGGGTGCTCCTCCCTCAGACTCTCCCTGCTGCAAGACGGGCGGTAATGGCGCTGTTGCTGAGCCGCtgtgtattttaataataaaaaaataaaaaaatgcagtcGCAGTAACGCTCTcatacaggcaggcgcccctcactgcagtgcacctgtaggcacatgcctaatgggaaatccggccctgagtcTATGGTTCATGAATGTTCTTTTTCGCCTTGGCAAAAGATTACATTACCCAAATCCTCCCTCCAAATACTATAAATAAGGTCTTGTATGTGTATAAAACTGTCAGATTTGAAAGTTAGGAGAAGCCTTTCCCATCCCAAGCAAAGGATGGATCCAAGTGTTAACACttgtcatttaggcaataattGCATGTCATAATTAATCTTATACATGTAAAAGCAGTTTTataaaatgttgtgtgttttaaatAGACTAGTTGCATTCTTCAACACGGATACAGGCAGGGAAAAAAGTAGTGGgttgtgggtatttttttttttttttctttcccaaatttgaggatttgtacctgtatataatacatttgggatttgtacctgtgtgtgtaatatatttaatgtttctCAGATATCTGGCAAATGACGTGGAAGAAGAGAGTGATCACAAATTTGAGATCTTCCCCTGGGCCCTAGGAAAATTTTGGCGTGAACTTTATCACCATTTTTTAAGAGTTCGCTTTAACTTTTGGGCCCGCATGAAATACAGAGCTTTTGTAACACGGAAGTGCTGTGATGAGGTGGGTGAACATAGGATTTATTTGGTGTAACAATGTATACTGCGATGCCTAACACTTAAACGATTTTGCTGTCGCCTGTAGATCATGTCCAAAGACCCTTTGCATTGGGCCTGGAGCAGGGAACGAGCAGCCCACCATGGTGGTACCCTACAGAGATACTTTGAGTATGACTTGTTCCCTCGAGGACCTGATTTCTCTCCAGTTAGCTGTGAGCTGTGCCAGAGATGTAGCACTTCAGAAGACAACGGCTCATTCTATAGCGATTCACCAGAGCTCTCACATCTTTGTTATGACAATGAGGATTTGCCTCATGAACTCTACAATTTGCCTCCTGGGCTTACTTTAGGTCCAGAGCCCACTTACATTTACAGTAAGTtgttagaggtgtgtgtgtgttatatcaaggGGGGAAAGAGTGCTGATATGTTTTATTGCCTGCATAGAACTGTTTAATCCATTTGATGGGGGTTAAAGTCTGCTTACAAAGCAGCGGTGcgatactgggaactagctaaacacctCTCTGGACCAAAGACGGTCAAATGTGTTTAGTCACCGGGTaaatctcagtagtgcattgctgtgacTGTTTTGTATTCTTTGAATAGCATTTGTAAATAGCCTCTTGATttggtaatagaagtgaatttaaagggacattcaatcaaaattaaactttcattattcagatagagcatgccattttaaacaactttccaatttacttccattaaatgtgcagtctttttatatttaaacttttttagtcaccagctcctactgagcatgtgcaagaataagtgtgtgcatttgtgaatggctggcagtcacatggtacaggtggagtggaaagacgacttttaaaattgtcaaaatctactactcatttgaagttcagactaagggctattgcattgtcttatcttgcatttgtttatgtaaatctactgtgttgactggtcttaaGTGTCATTAaaataagctctatctgaatcgtgaaagtttaacatTTGGGTTTTCCTTTTTGCAGCTCGGCTGCTGTAGGCAGGAAC
The nucleotide sequence above comes from Bombina bombina isolate aBomBom1 chromosome 7, aBomBom1.pri, whole genome shotgun sequence. Encoded proteins:
- the SPDYC gene encoding speedy protein C, with amino-acid sequence MRHMQSCTRATPCVGSGVKQCIVRRHPSTRAVGACKKRIPEREVQAAKPKVASPAHLDLLPNERMAYFHLLETEVIQDFLSKDVCLRISDKYLLAMVLAYFKRAGLDISEYTTTNFFLALYLANDVEEESDHKFEIFPWALGKFWRELYHHFLRVRFNFWARMKYRAFVTRKCCDEIMSKDPLHWAWSRERAAHHGGTLQRYFEYDLFPRGPDFSPVSCELCQRCSTSEDNGSFYSDSPELSHLCYDNEDLPHELYNLPPGLTLGPEPTYIYTRLL